Proteins encoded together in one Mercenaria mercenaria strain notata chromosome 18, MADL_Memer_1, whole genome shotgun sequence window:
- the LOC128550603 gene encoding uncharacterized protein LOC128550603 produces MPKKFKKKYPNCRVIIDCTEFYTETPQSLANKSIMYSHYKSHMTCKALLGISPSGIITFVSDLWTGSISDRQLTMKCGLLDLCEAGDAIMADKGFVISDLTTPRGMHLIIPPLKMQRFNRRQVEETRRIANLRTDVERAMERVKNFRILQGVMPITLSQQASKILKICVGLSNMLPPLVHDGDD; encoded by the coding sequence ATgccaaaaaagtttaaaaagaaatatccgAACTGCCGTGTCATTATTGACTGTACTGAATTTTACACAGAAACTCCACAATCTTTAGCTAATAAATCCATCATGTATTCTCATTACAAATCTCATATGACATGTAAAGCGTTGTTGGGTATTAGCCCTTCTGGAATAATAACATTTGTCTCGGATTTGTGGACAGGTAGTATAAGTGACAGACAGTTGACAATGAAATGTGGTTTACTAGATTTGTGTGAAGCTGGGGATGCTATTATGGCAGATAAGGGATTTGTAATATCTGACTTAACAACACCCAGAGGCATGCATCTTATCATACCTCCTTTAAAAATGCAGCGTTTTAATCGCAGACAGGTTGAAGAAACCCGAAGGATTGCAAATTTAAGAACTGATGTAGAACGTGCTATGGAAAGGGTAAAAAACTTTCGAATTCTGCAAGGTGTGATGCCAATTACCCTTTCACAGCAGGCATCTAAAATATTAAAGATCTGTGTTGGACTTTCAAACATGTTACCCCCTCTGGTGCATGATGGTGATGATTAA